The following coding sequences are from one Triticum aestivum cultivar Chinese Spring chromosome 5A, IWGSC CS RefSeq v2.1, whole genome shotgun sequence window:
- the LOC123104790 gene encoding probable purine permease 5 isoform X2, producing the protein MEDGDGGEGLRHHAIRLPLAAMEGSGSEITSNGGPSVSLRQKASSLMASSAAAYRSKPASFWALLALSGGAMLTAFPAASLLSRLYYNGGGQSKWILSWSAVAGWPIPALLLLPCYLFTDASPTWPPSPWLCFWYALLGLLSAADNLMYAWAYAYLPASTASLVAASSLAFSAVFGRLIVGKKNRIGLSTLNAIVVITAGVVIIALDSGSDRYPGITGRQYALGFALDVAGSALHGLIFALSELVFDKYLSNGSGDGAAATRFHMVLEQQAAVSLSAFAFTSAGLAATDGFAAMRREAAGFSAAGGGKAGYAMVMGWSAATFQLGVLGATGVVYLGSTVLAGVLNAVRVPLTSVAAVVWFHDPMSGFKILSLVITVWGFGSYMVGHSSAKKTSGGSSQ; encoded by the exons ATGGAGGACGGTGACGGCGGCGAAGGCCTCCGCCACCACGCCATCCGGCTCCCGCTCGCAG CAATGGAGGGCTCGGGCTCGGAGATCACCAGCAACGGAGGGCCAAGCGTCTCGCTGCGCCAGAAAGCGTCTTCGCTcatggcctcctcggcagcggcatACCGCAGCAAGCCCGCCTCCTTCTGGGCGCTCCTCGCGCTCAGTGGCGGCGCGATGCTCACGGCGTTCCCGGCGGCCAGCCTGCTCTCGCGCCTCTACTACAACGGAGGCGGCCAGAGCAAGTGGATCCTCTCGTGGTCCGCCGTCGCCGGCTGGCCCATcccggcgctgctgctgctcccctgCTACCTCTTCACCGACGCGTCGCCGACGTGGCCGCCGTCGCCGTGGCTCTGCTTCTGGTACGCCCTGCTCGGCCTGCTCAGCGCCGCCGACAACCTCATGTACGCCTGGGCCTACGCGTACCTGCCGGCCTCCACGGCGTCCCTCGTCGCCGCGTCCTCGCTCGCCTTCTCCGCCGTGTTCGGCCGCCTCATCGTGGGGAAGAAGAACAGGATAGGCCTGTCCACGCTGAACGCCATCGTGGTGATCACCGCCGGCGTGGTGATCATCGCGCTGGACTCGGGGTCCGACCGGTACCCGGGGATCACGGGCCGGCAGTACGCGCTCGGGTTCGCGCTGGACGTGGCCGGGTCGGCGCTCCACGGCCTCATCTTCGCGCTCTCGGAGCTCGTCTTCGACAAGTACCTCAGCAACGGCAGCGGAGACGGTGCCGCCGCGACCCGCTTCCACATGGTGCTGGAGCAGCAGGCGGCGGTGTCGCTGAGCGCGTTCGCGTTCACGTCGGCGGGGCTGGCGGCCACCGACGGGTTCGCGGCGATGCGGCGGGAGGCCGCGGGGTTCAGTGCCGCAGGGGGAGGGAAGGCGGGGTACGCGATGGTGATGGGGTGGTCGGCGGCGACGTTCCAGTTGGGGGTGCTGGGGGCGACGGGGGTGGTGTACCTGGGGTCGACGGTGCTGGCCGGCGTGCTGAACGCGGTGAGGGTGCCGCTGACGAGCGTGGCGGCGGTGGTGTGGTTCCACGACCCCATGAGCGGCTTCAAGATCCTGTCGCTGGTGATCACCGTGTGGGGGTTCGGGTCATACATGGTCGGCCATTCGTCGGCCAAGAAAACGTCAGGAGGTTCGTCTCAATAA
- the LOC123104790 gene encoding probable purine permease 5 isoform X1, with protein MEDGDGGEGLRHHAIRLPLAVAAMEGSGSEITSNGGPSVSLRQKASSLMASSAAAYRSKPASFWALLALSGGAMLTAFPAASLLSRLYYNGGGQSKWILSWSAVAGWPIPALLLLPCYLFTDASPTWPPSPWLCFWYALLGLLSAADNLMYAWAYAYLPASTASLVAASSLAFSAVFGRLIVGKKNRIGLSTLNAIVVITAGVVIIALDSGSDRYPGITGRQYALGFALDVAGSALHGLIFALSELVFDKYLSNGSGDGAAATRFHMVLEQQAAVSLSAFAFTSAGLAATDGFAAMRREAAGFSAAGGGKAGYAMVMGWSAATFQLGVLGATGVVYLGSTVLAGVLNAVRVPLTSVAAVVWFHDPMSGFKILSLVITVWGFGSYMVGHSSAKKTSGGSSQ; from the exons ATGGAGGACGGTGACGGCGGCGAAGGCCTCCGCCACCACGCCATCCGGCTCCCGCTCGCAG TTGCAGCAATGGAGGGCTCGGGCTCGGAGATCACCAGCAACGGAGGGCCAAGCGTCTCGCTGCGCCAGAAAGCGTCTTCGCTcatggcctcctcggcagcggcatACCGCAGCAAGCCCGCCTCCTTCTGGGCGCTCCTCGCGCTCAGTGGCGGCGCGATGCTCACGGCGTTCCCGGCGGCCAGCCTGCTCTCGCGCCTCTACTACAACGGAGGCGGCCAGAGCAAGTGGATCCTCTCGTGGTCCGCCGTCGCCGGCTGGCCCATcccggcgctgctgctgctcccctgCTACCTCTTCACCGACGCGTCGCCGACGTGGCCGCCGTCGCCGTGGCTCTGCTTCTGGTACGCCCTGCTCGGCCTGCTCAGCGCCGCCGACAACCTCATGTACGCCTGGGCCTACGCGTACCTGCCGGCCTCCACGGCGTCCCTCGTCGCCGCGTCCTCGCTCGCCTTCTCCGCCGTGTTCGGCCGCCTCATCGTGGGGAAGAAGAACAGGATAGGCCTGTCCACGCTGAACGCCATCGTGGTGATCACCGCCGGCGTGGTGATCATCGCGCTGGACTCGGGGTCCGACCGGTACCCGGGGATCACGGGCCGGCAGTACGCGCTCGGGTTCGCGCTGGACGTGGCCGGGTCGGCGCTCCACGGCCTCATCTTCGCGCTCTCGGAGCTCGTCTTCGACAAGTACCTCAGCAACGGCAGCGGAGACGGTGCCGCCGCGACCCGCTTCCACATGGTGCTGGAGCAGCAGGCGGCGGTGTCGCTGAGCGCGTTCGCGTTCACGTCGGCGGGGCTGGCGGCCACCGACGGGTTCGCGGCGATGCGGCGGGAGGCCGCGGGGTTCAGTGCCGCAGGGGGAGGGAAGGCGGGGTACGCGATGGTGATGGGGTGGTCGGCGGCGACGTTCCAGTTGGGGGTGCTGGGGGCGACGGGGGTGGTGTACCTGGGGTCGACGGTGCTGGCCGGCGTGCTGAACGCGGTGAGGGTGCCGCTGACGAGCGTGGCGGCGGTGGTGTGGTTCCACGACCCCATGAGCGGCTTCAAGATCCTGTCGCTGGTGATCACCGTGTGGGGGTTCGGGTCATACATGGTCGGCCATTCGTCGGCCAAGAAAACGTCAGGAGGTTCGTCTCAATAA
- the LOC123107697 gene encoding uncharacterized protein, translating to MRWARRNDRSFANRVMFLGFPTSFAVEATRFRGAGEGDVSGGCVYLLHHRRLDLHGWPSCGVFRYNLLGTFIEHLSPEWSGEKKTDACLWFIPQPSIAPIQVTRERLEAPRADYPNMRISTFRMEKRPKQPMVLFSFLVQNLPPGVDSSRLCSFFGKHGQVFAAKMISAVMACVIVFMEMLDRLDDAEATLDGLVLDGCTLTLKC from the exons ATGCGGTGGGCGAGGAGGAATGATCGGAGCTTCGCCAACCGGGTCATGTTCTTGGGGTTCCCGACCAGCTTTGCCGTGGAAGCCACGAGGTTCCGCGGCGCCGGGGAGGGCGACGTGAGCGGCGGGTGCGTCTACTTGCTCCACCACAGAAGGTTGGACTTACATGGCTGGCCATCGTGTGGCGTGTTCAGGTACAATCTTCTCGGCACGTTCATTGAGCACCTGTCTCCGGAGTGGAGCGGCGAGAAGAAAACCGATGCTTGCCTGTGGTTCATACCCCAGCCTTCCATTGCTCCGATCCAG GTAACTAGAGAAAGGCTAGAGGCTCCAAGGGCAGACTATCCAAACATGAGAATTAGCACTTTCCGCATGGAGAAACGACCAAAACAACCCATGGTTCTGTTCAGTTTCCTCGTGCAAAACCTACCTCCAGGTGTGGATAGCTCTCGGCTGTGCTCCTTCTTCGGTAAGCACGGCCAAGTTTTCGCCGCTAAGATGATCTCAGCAGTCATGGCATGTGTTATCGTGTTCATGGAGATGCTGGATAGACTAGATGACGCCGAGGCCACCCTCGATGGGCTAGTCTTGGATGGCTGCACCCTGACGTTGAAGTGCTGA
- the LOC123104791 gene encoding uncharacterized protein isoform X1 — protein MSSSSDLSSGGSDSDEEFGPPVATQSLPTLQIQSLRIRDHVMVTLDFEKENYGLWRRQFLDALAKFGLTHHVDGSPAQATSDWVLADFAILSWYNATVTPSTLEIVADRKDKAYTLWRSLRSLFRSNRDARITYLLDEFHGFIQGELSVVDYTSKLKQMADTLRDLGHRVKDRDLVHNVLRGLDDRFQHAVPHMTSGRLPTFIKLRAFLQLEEQRLARQARVAARSALLAQAHAFYAARPPAPAPSFHMAAPGVQPAGAGPSAGSPGSRGRKKRKHNSSSGAGSSSGGGVPALGHHGAGSRPPAPTTVAGTFQGILGARPPAPATHHALQATSSPAPSPQWDQAALIAALHQMSVQPPSTLGGDWVFDSGASSHMSSGAGSSHQDGASPM, from the exons ATGAGCTCCTCGTCTGATCTCTCCTCCGGCGGCTCTGATTCCGACGAGGAGTTCGGCCCTCCCGTCGCCACCCAGAGCCTCCCCACTCTCCAAATCCAGAGCCTTCGCATCCGCGATCATGTCATGGTCACCCTCGACTTCGAGAAGGAGAACTATGGCCTGTGGCGTCGTCAGTTCCTCGACGCCCTCGCCAAGTTCGGGCTCACTCATCATGTCGATGGCTCGCCGGCGCAGGCCACCTCCGACTGGGTGCTCGCCGACTTCGCGATCCTATCGTGGTACAACGCCACGGTGACTCCCTCGACCCTGGAGATCGTCGCGGACCGCAAGGACAAGGCGTACACGCTCTGGAGGTCCCTCCGCTCCCTCTTCCGCAGCAACCGGGATGCTCGCATCACTTACCTCCTCGACGAGTTCCATGGCTTCATCCAGGGTGAGCTCTCCGTCGTCGACTACACCTCCAAACTCAAGCAGATGGCAGACACTCTGCGGGACCTTGGGCATCGCGTCAAGGATCGGGATCTCGTCCACAACGTCCTGCGCGGCCTCGACGACCGCTTCCAGCACGCCGTGCCACACATGACCAGCGGGCGCCTTCCCACCTTCATCAAGCTCCGCGCCTTTCTTCAGCTCGAGGAGCAACGGCTCGCCCGTCAGGCACGCGTCGCCGCCCGCTCCGCCCTTCTGGCGCAGGCGCACGCGTTCTACGCCGCTCGCCCTCCAGCACCGGCCCCCTCCTTCCACATGGCGGCGCCCGGTGTTCAACCGGCAGGTGCGGGGCCCTCCGCTGGTTCTCCAGGGTCGCGCGGTCGCAAGAAGCGCAAGCACAACTCGTCTtcgggcgccggctcctcctccggcgGGGGCGTGCCCGCTCTCGGTCACCATGGCGCTGGCTCACGCCCTCCTGCTCCCACTACTGTTGCCGGGACGTTCCAGGGCATCCTCGGGGCGCGACCTCCTGCTCCCGCGACCCACCACGCGCTCCAGGCCACGTCCAGCCCGGCGCCGTCTCCGCAATGGGACCAAGCCGCTCTCATCGCGGCGCTCCACCAGATGTCCGTACAGCCGCCCTCGACTCTTGGAGGCGACTGGGTGTTCGACAGCGGCGCGTCGTCCCACATGAGTTCTGGTGCTG GATCTAGCCACCAAGACGGTGCTTCTCCGATGtga
- the LOC123107698 gene encoding uncharacterized protein produces the protein MVLYPNMSVPPRWPDLPPELLAVVSGRLHDAADFIRFHAVCTRWRDSLPQTTALRPAFFPWLIAPPSGYGCSHVNLRCVFSKTSYLAVAGAPATFSNRRLVTRADGSAAWFFTVGSRPTLVDPLTGGVTALPSFPEDDEKTARRMEISRDIIYDDDTVFLYNFSYSEDLDEDDDETEQQIDVCFNTAVLRPGDTAWKLVHRPLEGYNEDEVEGEYEIYDNRFLAAYRVDERKKTLLCVDGEDHNDTWAWYFLAEWGPSAETDDTYLTEEVDATGWYVESSHNLESRGELLQVTVVVRRDRGFIYQGAAAQASALVVWVHAWEEGADANGERRFRWVRKDGRSFADRMMFLGFPTSFAVEATRFRGGEDDVSGGCVYLLHHRRLELHGLASRGVFRYNLLDGMAKFIERLPLDLEWSGQKNEACLWFMPQPSIAPIQVIRERLVGADHPNVRRISTCRMNRQPKQPKPPFFSFLVQNLPPGADSSRLCSFFGKHGQVSAAEVISPGTARVTMFMETVDRLDDAEATLDGLVLDGCTLTVKW, from the exons ATGGTTCTATACCCAAACATGTCCGTGCCGCCAAGATGGCCCGATCTGCCGCCTGAGCTGCTCGCCGTCGTCTCCGGTCGCCTGCACGACGCGGCTGACTTCATCCGCTTCCATGCCGTCTGCACGCGGTGGCGGGACTCGCTGCCCCAGACGACGGCGCTCCGCCCGGCCTTCTTTCCCTGGCTCATCGCCCCGCCGTCCGGCTATGGATGTTCGCACGTCAATCTCCGCTGCGTCTTCTCCAAGACAAGCTACCTCGCGGTCGCGGGCGCGCCAGCGACGTTCTCCAACCGCAGGTTGGTGACGCGAGCCGACGGCTCGGCGGCCTGGTTCTTCACCGTTGGCTCCAGGCCTACACTCGTCGACCCTCTCACAGGAGGGGTCACGGCCCTGCCGTCCTTCCCGGAGGACGACGAGAAGACCGCGCGGAGGATGGAGATCTCCCGCGACATCATCTACGACGACGACACGGTCTTCCTCTACAACTTCTCCTACTCCGAGGACCTCGATGAGGATGACGACGAGACAGAGCAACAAATCGACGTATGTTTCAACACGGCCGTCCTTCGTCCCGGAGATACCGCGTGGAAATTAGTCCACAGACCGTTGGAGGGGTACAACGAGGACGAGGTAGAGGGGGAGTACGAAATCTACGACAATCGTTTCCTGGCCGCATACCGTGTCGACGAGAGGAAGAAGACCCTGCTGTGCGTGGACGGGGAAGATCACAATGACACATGGGCATGGTACTTCCTTGCAGAGTGGGGACCTAGTGCCGAAACAGATGACACATACTTGACGGAAGAGGTCGACGCCACCGGCTGGTACGTCGAGTCCAGCCACAACCTTGAGTCCCGGGGCGAGCTGCTGCAGGTGACTGTCGTGGTCCGACGAGACAGGGGCTTCATATATCAGGGCGCAGCAGCCCAGGCGAGCGCGCTGGTGGTGTGGGTGCACGCGTGGGAGGAAGGGGCGGATGCAAACGGTGAACGAAGGTTTCGGTGGGTGAGGAAGGATGGTCGGAGCTTCGCAGACCGCATGATGTTTTTGGGGTTCCCGACCAGCTTCGCCGTGGAAGCCACGAGGTTCCGGGGCGGGGAGGACGACGTGAGCGGCGGGTGCGTCTACTTGCTCCACCACAGAAGGTTGGAGTTGCATGGCTTGGCATCGCGTGGCGTGTTCAGGTACAATCTTCTCGACGGCATGGCTAAGTTCATTGAGCGCCTGCCTCTAGATCTGGAGTGGAGCGGCCAGAAAAATGAGGCATGCCTGTGGTTCATGCCCCAGCCTTCCATTGCTCCCATCCAG GTAATCAGAGAAAGGCTAGTGGGGGCAGATCATCCAAATGTGAGAAGAATTAGCACTTGCCGCATGAATAGACAACCAAAACAGCCCAAGCCGCCCTTCTTCAGTTTCCTCGTGCAAAACCTACCTCCAGGCGCGGACAGCTCTCGGCTGTGCTCCTTCTTCGGTAAGCACGGCCAGGTTTCCGCCGCTGAGGTGATCTCACCAGGGACGGCACGTGTTACCATGTTCATGGAGACGGTGGACAGACTAGATGACGCCGAGGCCACCCTCGATGGGCTGGTCTTGGATGGATGCACCCTGACGGTGAAGTGGTGA
- the LOC123104791 gene encoding uncharacterized protein isoform X2 — protein sequence MSSSSDLSSGGSDSDEEFGPPVATQSLPTLQIQSLRIRDHVMVTLDFEKENYGLWRRQFLDALAKFGLTHHVDGSPAQATSDWVLADFAILSWYNATVTPSTLEIVADRKDKAYTLWRSLRSLFRSNRDARITYLLDEFHGFIQGELSVVDYTSKLKQMADTLRDLGHRVKDRDLVHNVLRGLDDRFQHAVPHMTSGRLPTFIKLRAFLQLEEQRLARQARVAARSALLAQAHAFYAARPPAPAPSFHMAAPGVQPAGAGPSAGSPGSRGRKKRKHNSSSGAGSSSGGGVPALGHHGAGSRPPAPTTVAGTFQGILGARPPAPATHHALQATSSPAPSPQWDQAALIAALHQMSVQPPSTLGGDWVFDSGASSHMSSGSSHQDGASPM from the exons ATGAGCTCCTCGTCTGATCTCTCCTCCGGCGGCTCTGATTCCGACGAGGAGTTCGGCCCTCCCGTCGCCACCCAGAGCCTCCCCACTCTCCAAATCCAGAGCCTTCGCATCCGCGATCATGTCATGGTCACCCTCGACTTCGAGAAGGAGAACTATGGCCTGTGGCGTCGTCAGTTCCTCGACGCCCTCGCCAAGTTCGGGCTCACTCATCATGTCGATGGCTCGCCGGCGCAGGCCACCTCCGACTGGGTGCTCGCCGACTTCGCGATCCTATCGTGGTACAACGCCACGGTGACTCCCTCGACCCTGGAGATCGTCGCGGACCGCAAGGACAAGGCGTACACGCTCTGGAGGTCCCTCCGCTCCCTCTTCCGCAGCAACCGGGATGCTCGCATCACTTACCTCCTCGACGAGTTCCATGGCTTCATCCAGGGTGAGCTCTCCGTCGTCGACTACACCTCCAAACTCAAGCAGATGGCAGACACTCTGCGGGACCTTGGGCATCGCGTCAAGGATCGGGATCTCGTCCACAACGTCCTGCGCGGCCTCGACGACCGCTTCCAGCACGCCGTGCCACACATGACCAGCGGGCGCCTTCCCACCTTCATCAAGCTCCGCGCCTTTCTTCAGCTCGAGGAGCAACGGCTCGCCCGTCAGGCACGCGTCGCCGCCCGCTCCGCCCTTCTGGCGCAGGCGCACGCGTTCTACGCCGCTCGCCCTCCAGCACCGGCCCCCTCCTTCCACATGGCGGCGCCCGGTGTTCAACCGGCAGGTGCGGGGCCCTCCGCTGGTTCTCCAGGGTCGCGCGGTCGCAAGAAGCGCAAGCACAACTCGTCTtcgggcgccggctcctcctccggcgGGGGCGTGCCCGCTCTCGGTCACCATGGCGCTGGCTCACGCCCTCCTGCTCCCACTACTGTTGCCGGGACGTTCCAGGGCATCCTCGGGGCGCGACCTCCTGCTCCCGCGACCCACCACGCGCTCCAGGCCACGTCCAGCCCGGCGCCGTCTCCGCAATGGGACCAAGCCGCTCTCATCGCGGCGCTCCACCAGATGTCCGTACAGCCGCCCTCGACTCTTGGAGGCGACTGGGTGTTCGACAGCGGCGCGTCGTCCCACATGAGTTCTG GATCTAGCCACCAAGACGGTGCTTCTCCGATGtga